The genomic region AAGATCCTGCAGTAGCTTTAACCTTCTTGCATCCCTTTATTGCGTTTTCGCATTTGATTATAGATGCTTTAGCATCAGCTATTACAGCTTCATCTTTATCAATTTCAGCAATAGCTATTTTCTTCTTGCATTCCTTAATACATGCTTTCGCCTCGTCTATAATGGGCTTAACCTCTGAGGTCATCTTACCGCTTAAGTCTTCCATATCTACGCCGCAGGATGTTAGAGCTTTACAGCAGTCATCCAATATCTTATCGCCTTTAGCTTCCAATTCTCCAGCAAAGACCACTGATGTAGATATCATAAGACCAATAGCTAATACAATTGTAAGAACTGTACCTGTTAATTTCATATGTCTCACCCCCTTTCCTTAATAGCGTTCTTGTAACTCATCGGTGATTATAGGGCTCGTCAGATACTTTGTCAATACGAACTTTGATTTTATTGGCGCAATGTGATATCTTAAATAAGAAAAAAGGGGTAATTATTATGCATATAGAGAATTTTAAATCTGATGATACATGGCGTGTTTTCAGGATAATGGCAGAGTTTATAGAGGGATTTGAAATATTATCCGGAGTAGGCAAAGCCGTAAGCATTTTCGGCTCTTCCAGAGTAAAAACTGATGATAAATATTATAAAATGGCTGAAGAGCTGGCAGCGATACTTGTAAAAGAAGGCTATGCCATTATCAGCGGCGGCGGGCCCGGGATAATGGAAGCTGCTAACAAAGGCGCATTTAAAGCAGGCGGAGAATCAATAGGATTGAACATTGAAATACCACGAGAACAAAAGCCAAACAAGTTTGTCAAAACTCTTCTTAACTTCAGATATTTCTTTTGCAGAAAGGTAATGTTTGTTAAGTATGCTTCTGCATATGTTGTATTTCCAGGCGGTTACGGAACAATGGATGAATTCTTTGAGGCGCTTACATTAATACAAACCAAAAGAATCAAATCTTTTCCTGTAATTTTGGTAGGAGAGGAATACTGGAAAGAGTTGGTTGAATGGATTAATGGAGAACTTGTCAGACGAAAGTATATTTCTAAAAAAGATACAAATATTTTCCATGTTGCAGACACTTCTCAGGAAGTAATAAAGGTTATAAAAGATTTTTACAAAAGAAATACATACACTCCCGTCTGATTGTGGAGTATATATATTTAAAGATAAAAATGAGAAAGTCATATATGTAGGTAAAGCTGCGTCGCTCAAAGCTCGTGTTAGATCATACTTTCAAATATCCCCAGTTTACCCAATTCAAAATTCAAAATTAGTTAAAGAGATTGCAGATATAGATTATATTGTAACAAAATCTTCTGCAGAAGCCTTAAATTTAGAAAGCAACTTAATAAAAGAATACAAACCCAAATTTAACCTCAGATTGAAAGATGACAAAAAATATCCTTATATAAAGATAAGTAAATATGAGGAGTTCCCAAGGATCTCTCTTACAAGAGACCTTACAGATAAAAAAGCAGCCTATTATGGCCCTTATACTGACGTTACAGGGGTAAAGAAAACTCTGCGATTAATCAAAAACCTGTTTCCAATTAGAAATTGCAACAAGAAGTTAGACTCTCATAAATTAGAGCGGCCGTGTCTTAATTATTATATGAAACAATGTAGCGCTCCGTGTGCAGGTAAGATTACAAGAGAGCAGTATCAGAAATTGGTCAATAGTGTGGGAATGTTTTTGGAAGGCAGAATGAACGAGGTCCTTCGCTCTCTAAAGAAACAAATGAAACTGGTCAGCAAGAATCAGCAGTATGAATTAGCTGTGAAGCTCAGAGAAAAAGCAAAAAATATTGAAAAAATCACAGAGAAACAAAAAGTGAATTTACTTTCTACCAAGGATGATGATTATATTGGAATAGCAAAAAGCGACGAAAAAGCTATTTACATATGTATGCTTATGGTTAGAAGGGGGAAGTTAATTGGTCAAGAGAACTTCCTGCTGGGACCTAATAATATGTTTTCAGATGCGGAGATACTGGAATCGTTTATTAAGCAATTCTATTCTAAAACCAGTTTTATTCCCGCAACAATAAATGTGCCTTTTGATATTAAAGACAAATCTATTATAGAGGATTGGCTGCAAAGTAAGATTGAGCATAAAGTAGTCCTACATGTTCCAAAAAGAGGAACTGGATTTGAACTTCTGAATATGGCCAGCAAGAATGCAAAGTTAAAATTAGAATCAAGCTTTCTGGAGAAAAAGAAGGTCGATATATTGAAGTCTCTGAAAAAAATTCTAAAAAGTCCTACTATTCCGTATATAATTGAGGGGTTTGATGTGTCTAATATAAGCGGCAAGGAAGCTGTAGGAGCAATGGTCAGCTTTAGAGGGGGTGAGCCGGATAAAAATAACTGGAGAAGGTTTAAGATAAAACAGACATGCGGCATGGATGATTATGCCATGATGCGAGAGATAGTGCACAGAAGGTATTCTCGTCTGTTAGACGAGTGTGGTCAAATGCCGGATTTAATTTTAATAGATGGCGGAAGAGGACACCTCTCGTCAGCTGCAGATGAAATTAGTAAATTAGGTATAGATGATGTTTGTATTATAGCTCTGGCAAAGGAACAGGAGCATATATTCATCAAGAACAAATCAAAGCCTATTGTCCTGCCTCGAGATTCGAAAGAATTGCAGCTGCTTCAGCATATTCGCGACGAGGCCCACAGATTTGCACACAGTTATCATAAGAAGTTAAGAGACAAAATTCCTTAGTCTTCCGACTTTCTCAATAACTACTTCTACCTTGTCTCCGCGTTTCAGGGGACCTATCCCAGAGGGAGTGCCTGTAGCTATTATATCTCCTGGGAAAAGGGTCATGACTTTTGAGATGAAACTTACAAGTTTTTGAACATTAAAAATCAAGTTGCTTGTACTTGACGATTGCTTTAATTGGCCGTTTAAGAAAAGTGCTATTTTTAGATCATCAGGATTTATATCTGTTACAATGCATGGGCCTATAGGGCAGAATGTGTCAAATGATTTAGCTCTTGTCCATTGCCCGTCTTTTTTTTGAAGATCTCGCGCAGTAACATCATTCAAGCATGTATATCCAAATATTTCCATTTTATCTTTGATTACTACCGCCAATTCTGCTTCATAATCTACACGCCTGCTCATTTTTGGATATATAATATTATCGTCAGGTCCTATAACAGAAGTACTTGGTTTCATAAATAAAACAGGCTCGTCAGGTATTTTCATGCCAAGTTCTTTTGCATGGTCTATGTAATTGAGTCCTACAGCAACTACTTTGCCAGGTAAACATGGAGCCAGTATCTTTACATTCTTAATACTGTATTTTTTCTCAGTAACTTTGAATTCTGTAAAAATGTCGCCGTCTATTTCTATAATAACATCCTGCTCAATCAGACCATATTTGGAGAGACTGCTATCAATTGAGAATCTTGCGTATTTTTTCAACTTTTTATTCTGAAATAATGATTGCATCAACTGGACAGTTTTCAGTAGCTTCCTTGACTGCACTAACTAGATTTTCCGGCACTTCTTCTACTTTTACTGCAGCAATATCTTCCGGCATTTCAAAGACATCAGGACAGTCATCTGCACATAGCCCGCATCCAACACAATCTTCTTTATTGATACTAACTTTCATATCTAAGTCCTCCTGTTAAGTTTTTTATTATATTAGGAATTATATCTAAAAACAAAAATTCGTAAAGAATATTCTTGTTTTTATGATTGTTCCAAAGTTGATATTTGGTGAGCATTATGCTATACAGGGTGCATGGATACAAAAACTCAACTTTGTGCTGTTATTGGGAATCCTATAGGACATTCTTTGTCTCCTGCCATACATAATGCAGCGTTTGATCATCTTGGACTTAATTATGTTTATGTTGCATTTAAAGTTGAAGATGTATCTTCTGCAATAGCCGGCGTAAGAGGCTTAGGAATAAGAGGATTAAGTGTAACTATTCCACATAAAGTAGAAGTAATAAAATATCTTGATGAGATTGATGAAATTGCAATGCAAATAGGCTCAGTCAATACCATTGTTAACGAAAACAGGAATCTGAAAGGATACACCACTGATGGAACTGCAGCAGTGCGTTCGTTAAAAGAAAAGGGTGTTGATATCAGGGGTAAAAAAATCTTAATTTTAGGCTCTGGCGGTGCTGCACGAGCAATTGCATTTACGCTTATTATGAAAGAAAAACCTGCCTCTCTTGTAATTGGTGGAATCATAAAGGATGAACTAGATAAGTTAGTTCAAGATGTTAAAGGGTTTGGCTCGTTAGACAGTAGATATCTAACTGGGTTCATTACAAATGGGAAGTCTCTTGAAAAGCGGCTGCAAGATGTTGATATTTTAATACAATGCACACCTGTTGGAATGTATCCGGGAATTGATGACACTCCTGTTCTAAAGAGATTATTAAGGAGTTCATTAACAGTTTTTGATATTATTTACACCCCTCTTAAGACACGTCTTGCGAGAGATGCGGAAGAGACTGGATGTGTTGTAGTATCAGGAATTGATATGTTCGTCTATCAAGCAGCGTTGCAGTTTGAGCTTTGGACAGATAGGCCGGCCCCAATTGACATTATGAAAAAAGCTTTATTAGAAAATCTAAAATAATCACAGAGAAAGGAGCCCCAAAGATGAAAGTCATAATTAAAGAAGATAAGGTAGAAGTTGGCAAAGAAGCTGCCAATATAGCGTGTAATGCTATTAAGAAGACTATTGAAGAAAAAGGAGAAGCAAATATTATAGCTGCAACAGGAGCTTCTCAGTTTGAGTTTTTTGAAAGTCTTACTTCAATGCATGGTCTAGACTGGAGCAGAGTTAGAATGTTTCATCTAGACGAATATGTGGGTGTTTCAATAGAACATCCTGCAAGTTTTAGAAAATATTTAAAGGAAAGATTCATAGATAAAACAGGGATAAAAGAATATTATTTTTTAGACGGGGATGTAGAAAATCTTGGGAAGGAAGTGGAAAGATTAAATAACATTATAAGTAAGTATAAGATAGATATTGCCTTTGTAGGTATAGGAGAAAATGGTCACCTGGCATTCAATGATCCGCCTGCTGATTTTGAGGAAGAAAAGCCTTATATTGTCGTAGCATTAGACGAAAAATGCAAAAAACAGCAAATGGGAGAAGGTTGGTTTAAAACAATAGATGATGTTCCTAAACAGGCAATATCGATGAGTGTCAAACAGATAATGAAATCAGAGATAATACTCTGTACTGTGCCGGACAGGAGAAAAGCAGAAGCTGTGCATCTTTGCATGGATGGAGAGATAAGCCCGCAGTATCCCGCATCAATTTTACGTGATCATAAAGAATGTTATCTTATTCTTGATAAAGACTCTGCATCTCTTTTAGAAAACAAATAATGAATATTGTTCTGATTGGTTATAGAGGCACTGGCAAATCCACTGTTGCCAGAATGCTGAACGAAAAATTAAACATACCTGTACTTAATATGGATGAGGAAATTACAAAAAAAGCAGATATGTCAATCCCTCAGATTGTTGAGAAATTTGGATGGGATAGGTTCAGAGATATAGAATCTGAAATTGCAGAACAGGTTTCCAATATAGACAACTACATTATTGATACAGGTGGCGGAGTAATCCTGCGTGATAAGAATGTTAAAAATCTCAGGAAAAACAGCAAAGTGTTCTGGCTTAAGGCAGATGTTCCTGCAATTGTAAAAAGGATAAGACATGGAAAGCATAGGCCGTCTTTAACAGAGGGAAAAAGCTTTGTGGATGAAATAGAAGAGGTTCTCATACAAAGAAAAGAAAAATACGAAAAAGCTGCAGATTATATAATAAACACTTCTAAACTATCCCCCTCAGATGTTGCGAAAAAAATAGTATCAATTATGAGATAGGAACAGCTCTTGCCGTCCCACCGACCATAGGTTTACATTCAGGCTGCCAGATTCGATCTTGAGATAAGCCAAGTCGTTCTATAACTTGCCATGTACTTTGAATCGCTGCAAGATGGCTGATGTCATGAGCATCTGACCCCAAAGAGAAAATGACTCCTTCCTCTGCAAGAATTGACAGGTAATCAAAATATTCTTTTACATAGTCATGGCTAAATGCTGGATTCTTCAGATTGGCACACCCATTTATCTCTATAGCCGTTCCTGTTTCTCTTGCGACCTGTCCAAGCTCTCGCACATAGGTCTCGGGAACAGCTTTCATTGAATTGAACCATGGCCATCCATTTTTGTCAAATTCACCTTTCCCAAACCAATATGGATGTACCAGGACCTGCACAAGAGGATCTTGGCATGTTTTTAAATGATGTTTGTGTTGAG from bacterium harbors:
- a CDS encoding TIGR00730 family Rossman fold protein — encoded protein: MHIENFKSDDTWRVFRIMAEFIEGFEILSGVGKAVSIFGSSRVKTDDKYYKMAEELAAILVKEGYAIISGGGPGIMEAANKGAFKAGGESIGLNIEIPREQKPNKFVKTLLNFRYFFCRKVMFVKYASAYVVFPGGYGTMDEFFEALTLIQTKRIKSFPVILVGEEYWKELVEWINGELVRRKYISKKDTNIFHVADTSQEVIKVIKDFYKRNTYTPV
- the uvrC gene encoding excinuclease ABC subunit UvrC, giving the protein MFKDKNEKVIYVGKAASLKARVRSYFQISPVYPIQNSKLVKEIADIDYIVTKSSAEALNLESNLIKEYKPKFNLRLKDDKKYPYIKISKYEEFPRISLTRDLTDKKAAYYGPYTDVTGVKKTLRLIKNLFPIRNCNKKLDSHKLERPCLNYYMKQCSAPCAGKITREQYQKLVNSVGMFLEGRMNEVLRSLKKQMKLVSKNQQYELAVKLREKAKNIEKITEKQKVNLLSTKDDDYIGIAKSDEKAIYICMLMVRRGKLIGQENFLLGPNNMFSDAEILESFIKQFYSKTSFIPATINVPFDIKDKSIIEDWLQSKIEHKVVLHVPKRGTGFELLNMASKNAKLKLESSFLEKKKVDILKSLKKILKSPTIPYIIEGFDVSNISGKEAVGAMVSFRGGEPDKNNWRRFKIKQTCGMDDYAMMREIVHRRYSRLLDECGQMPDLILIDGGRGHLSSAADEISKLGIDDVCIIALAKEQEHIFIKNKSKPIVLPRDSKELQLLQHIRDEAHRFAHSYHKKLRDKIP
- a CDS encoding fumarylacetoacetate hydrolase family protein, yielding MKKYARFSIDSSLSKYGLIEQDVIIEIDGDIFTEFKVTEKKYSIKNVKILAPCLPGKVVAVGLNYIDHAKELGMKIPDEPVLFMKPSTSVIGPDDNIIYPKMSRRVDYEAELAVVIKDKMEIFGYTCLNDVTARDLQKKDGQWTRAKSFDTFCPIGPCIVTDINPDDLKIALFLNGQLKQSSSTSNLIFNVQKLVSFISKVMTLFPGDIIATGTPSGIGPLKRGDKVEVVIEKVGRLRNFVS
- a CDS encoding ferredoxin; the encoded protein is MKVSINKEDCVGCGLCADDCPDVFEMPEDIAAVKVEEVPENLVSAVKEATENCPVDAIIISE
- a CDS encoding shikimate dehydrogenase; the protein is MDTKTQLCAVIGNPIGHSLSPAIHNAAFDHLGLNYVYVAFKVEDVSSAIAGVRGLGIRGLSVTIPHKVEVIKYLDEIDEIAMQIGSVNTIVNENRNLKGYTTDGTAAVRSLKEKGVDIRGKKILILGSGGAARAIAFTLIMKEKPASLVIGGIIKDELDKLVQDVKGFGSLDSRYLTGFITNGKSLEKRLQDVDILIQCTPVGMYPGIDDTPVLKRLLRSSLTVFDIIYTPLKTRLARDAEETGCVVVSGIDMFVYQAALQFELWTDRPAPIDIMKKALLENLK
- a CDS encoding glucosamine-6-phosphate deaminase, yielding MKVIIKEDKVEVGKEAANIACNAIKKTIEEKGEANIIAATGASQFEFFESLTSMHGLDWSRVRMFHLDEYVGVSIEHPASFRKYLKERFIDKTGIKEYYFLDGDVENLGKEVERLNNIISKYKIDIAFVGIGENGHLAFNDPPADFEEEKPYIVVALDEKCKKQQMGEGWFKTIDDVPKQAISMSVKQIMKSEIILCTVPDRRKAEAVHLCMDGEISPQYPASILRDHKECYLILDKDSASLLENK
- a CDS encoding shikimate kinase; translated protein: MNIVLIGYRGTGKSTVARMLNEKLNIPVLNMDEEITKKADMSIPQIVEKFGWDRFRDIESEIAEQVSNIDNYIIDTGGGVILRDKNVKNLRKNSKVFWLKADVPAIVKRIRHGKHRPSLTEGKSFVDEIEEVLIQRKEKYEKAADYIINTSKLSPSDVAKKIVSIMR
- a CDS encoding PHP domain-containing protein — encoded protein: MTKSSKYDFHIHTKYLGCGNSTMEVSSIVNECERLGVTSMAITDHLNSLDKLQLHVPIRKDIEKLDTKIKVYFGVELNFTGYNQEFAFNQEVKEKYGFQFAIGGIHSTYLKEYDIKKLVDTQHKHHLKTCQDPLVQVLVHPYWFGKGEFDKNGWPWFNSMKAVPETYVRELGQVARETGTAIEINGCANLKNPAFSHDYVKEYFDYLSILAEEGVIFSLGSDAHDISHLAAIQSTWQVIERLGLSQDRIWQPECKPMVGGTARAVPIS